One window of the Halarcobacter mediterraneus genome contains the following:
- the nifJ gene encoding pyruvate:ferredoxin (flavodoxin) oxidoreductase has protein sequence MTKQFATMDGNEAAAYVSYAFTEVAGVYPITPSSQMGDNVEKWATQGKKNLFGSTVKVIEMQSEAGAAGTFHGSLQVGALTSTYTASQGLLLKIPNMYKVAGQLLPGVIHVSARSLATHALSIFGDHQDVMSTRATGFAMLATGSVQEVMDLAGVAHLSAIKGRVPFLHFFDGFRTSHEINKIEVMPYDEFDKLLDYDAVQKFRDTSLNPESPITRGTAQNDDVYFQGREAANRYYDALPDIVNNYMIEISKITGRTYAPFTYYGDEEATDIIVAMGSVTEAIRETIDYLREQENRKVGLLAVHLYRPFSAKYFMEALPNSVERICVIDRTKEPGSLGEPLYLDVKALFYGQEKQPKIIGGRYGLSSKDVPPNQIIAIYDNLAKSDSKDNFTVGIIDDVTNTSIEVKENISVVEDVTECLFYGLGADGTVGANKNSVKIIGDKTDLYAQAYFAYDSKKSGGYTRSNLRFSKNPIRSTYLVLNPSFIACSKEVYLEQYEVIDKLKNNGTFLLNSIYSKEELINKIPNRVKKLLAQKNAKFYIINATKLARDIGLGTRTNTIMQAAFFKLANIIPYEEAKEHMKEYAKKAYGNKGEEIVKMNYLAIDSGEHGVEEIEVNKAWAKLETQELNLDSKYKGSNYVENFAKIVNAAKGDEIPVSTIVNLGMECGTFENASTQFEKRGIATMVPQWNEDTCIQCNQCAFECPHAVIRPFLMDEEEFNNAPQTVKEHSLDAKGKGIKEENLKYKIQVSILDCTGCNVCVDICPTKEKSLKMVPFTVEENNKEQENADYLFNDVSYKDYLVEKNNVKNSQFAQPLFEFHSACPGCGETPYITLATQLFGERMMIANATGCSSIYSASAPSTPYTKNAKGEGPAWANSLFEDNAEFGYGMYAAIETLRNSIARIMDETMQEVSNPLKVLYKEWLENRNDGVKTQEIRDKLVPQLEQNLDLPGVKKILDLKKYIVKKSQWMIGGDGWAYDIGYGGLDHVLATGENVNVLVVDTEVYSNTGGQSSKSARTGSIADFTNDGKLNKKKDLGYISMTYGNIFVAQINSRANQKHAVQAMKEAEEYEGPSLIIAYSPCIAHGIQGGLMKSVEHGALATDCGYWPIYTFDPRKIDQGQNPIKISGKKPNWESYEEFLMKENRYRSLKKLNPEHADFLLEQNKKDAQYRYRQITRWASLDYSDELENEEEK, from the coding sequence ATGACTAAGCAATTTGCCACAATGGATGGAAATGAAGCGGCGGCATATGTATCATATGCTTTCACTGAAGTAGCAGGAGTTTATCCAATAACCCCCTCTTCTCAAATGGGAGACAATGTAGAAAAATGGGCTACGCAAGGGAAAAAAAACTTATTTGGCTCAACTGTAAAAGTAATTGAAATGCAAAGTGAAGCTGGAGCAGCAGGAACATTTCATGGTTCTTTACAAGTGGGAGCACTTACTAGTACCTATACAGCTTCTCAAGGTTTATTACTTAAAATTCCAAATATGTATAAAGTTGCGGGACAATTATTACCTGGAGTTATACATGTAAGTGCTAGATCTTTAGCAACTCATGCCCTTTCTATCTTTGGAGACCATCAAGATGTAATGAGTACAAGAGCAACTGGATTTGCAATGCTTGCAACTGGTTCAGTACAAGAAGTAATGGATTTAGCAGGTGTTGCCCATCTTAGTGCAATAAAAGGTAGAGTTCCCTTTTTACATTTTTTTGATGGATTTAGAACATCACACGAAATAAATAAAATTGAAGTAATGCCTTATGACGAATTTGATAAGCTACTTGATTATGATGCTGTACAAAAATTTAGAGATACTTCCTTAAATCCTGAATCTCCTATAACTAGAGGAACAGCACAAAATGATGATGTCTATTTCCAAGGAAGAGAAGCAGCAAATAGATATTATGATGCCCTTCCAGATATTGTAAATAATTATATGATAGAAATATCAAAAATAACAGGAAGAACTTATGCTCCATTTACTTATTATGGAGATGAGGAAGCAACAGATATTATTGTTGCAATGGGTTCTGTAACAGAAGCAATTAGAGAAACAATTGACTATTTAAGAGAACAAGAAAATAGAAAAGTAGGTCTTCTTGCAGTACATCTATACAGACCTTTTTCAGCAAAGTATTTTATGGAAGCTTTACCAAATAGTGTAGAAAGAATCTGTGTTATTGATAGAACTAAAGAACCAGGAAGTTTAGGAGAACCTTTATACCTTGATGTAAAAGCACTTTTTTATGGACAAGAAAAGCAGCCAAAAATTATTGGAGGAAGATATGGTCTTTCATCAAAAGATGTACCCCCAAATCAGATAATAGCGATTTATGATAATCTAGCAAAATCTGATTCAAAGGATAATTTTACAGTAGGTATTATAGATGATGTTACAAATACTTCAATTGAAGTTAAAGAAAATATTTCAGTAGTTGAAGATGTAACAGAATGCCTTTTTTATGGTTTAGGTGCAGATGGTACTGTTGGAGCTAATAAAAACTCAGTAAAAATTATTGGAGATAAAACAGACCTTTATGCACAAGCATATTTTGCATATGACTCTAAAAAATCTGGTGGATATACTAGATCAAATCTTAGGTTTAGTAAAAACCCAATTAGGTCAACCTATTTAGTTTTAAATCCAAGTTTTATTGCCTGTTCAAAAGAAGTATATTTAGAACAATATGAAGTTATTGATAAACTAAAAAATAATGGTACCTTTCTTTTAAACTCTATTTATTCAAAAGAAGAATTAATCAATAAAATACCTAATAGAGTAAAAAAACTTTTAGCTCAAAAAAATGCTAAATTTTATATCATAAATGCAACAAAACTAGCTCGAGATATTGGACTAGGGACAAGAACAAACACTATTATGCAAGCAGCCTTTTTTAAACTTGCAAATATAATTCCTTATGAAGAAGCAAAAGAGCATATGAAAGAGTATGCTAAAAAAGCATATGGAAACAAAGGTGAAGAAATAGTCAAAATGAATTACCTTGCTATTGATTCAGGAGAACATGGAGTTGAAGAAATAGAAGTTAATAAAGCTTGGGCCAAACTAGAAACACAAGAGCTTAATTTAGACTCTAAATATAAAGGTTCTAATTATGTAGAAAACTTTGCAAAAATTGTAAATGCTGCAAAAGGAGATGAAATTCCTGTTTCAACAATAGTTAACCTTGGTATGGAATGTGGTACCTTCGAAAATGCTTCAACTCAATTTGAAAAAAGAGGGATTGCAACAATGGTTCCCCAATGGAATGAAGATACCTGTATTCAATGTAACCAATGTGCCTTTGAATGTCCCCATGCAGTTATTAGACCCTTTTTAATGGATGAAGAAGAATTTAATAATGCACCACAAACAGTAAAAGAGCACAGCCTTGATGCAAAAGGGAAAGGAATAAAAGAAGAAAACTTAAAATATAAAATTCAAGTTTCAATTTTGGACTGTACAGGCTGTAATGTTTGTGTAGATATATGTCCAACAAAAGAAAAATCTCTTAAAATGGTTCCTTTTACAGTTGAAGAAAATAATAAGGAACAAGAAAATGCAGATTATTTATTTAATGATGTTTCATATAAAGACTATTTAGTTGAAAAAAACAATGTAAAAAATTCTCAGTTTGCACAACCTCTTTTTGAGTTTCATTCAGCTTGTCCAGGATGTGGAGAAACACCATATATTACCCTAGCTACACAACTGTTTGGAGAAAGAATGATGATAGCAAATGCTACAGGATGTTCTTCTATTTATTCAGCTTCAGCTCCTTCAACACCTTATACAAAAAATGCAAAAGGAGAAGGACCAGCTTGGGCAAACTCTTTATTTGAAGATAATGCTGAGTTTGGTTATGGAATGTATGCCGCAATAGAAACATTAAGAAACTCAATTGCTAGAATTATGGATGAAACTATGCAAGAAGTTTCTAATCCTTTAAAAGTTTTATATAAAGAATGGCTAGAAAATAGAAATGATGGAGTAAAAACACAAGAAATAAGAGATAAGTTAGTTCCACAATTAGAACAAAATTTAGATTTACCTGGAGTAAAAAAGATATTAGACCTTAAAAAATACATTGTAAAAAAATCTCAATGGATGATAGGAGGAGATGGTTGGGCATATGATATTGGATATGGAGGACTTGACCATGTTCTTGCAACAGGAGAAAATGTAAATGTATTAGTGGTAGATACAGAAGTTTACTCTAATACAGGAGGACAATCATCAAAATCTGCAAGAACAGGTTCTATTGCAGACTTTACAAATGATGGAAAACTTAATAAGAAAAAAGATTTAGGTTATATTTCAATGACATATGGAAATATTTTTGTAGCTCAGATTAATTCAAGAGCAAATCAAAAACACGCTGTTCAAGCAATGAAAGAAGCAGAAGAATATGAAGGACCTTCTTTAATTATCGCTTATTCACCATGTATCGCCCATGGAATTCAAGGGGGATTGATGAAATCTGTAGAACATGGGGCTTTAGCCACAGACTGTGGTTACTGGCCAATATATACTTTTGATCCAAGAAAAATTGACCAAGGACAAAATCCAATTAAGATTTCTGGTAAAAAACCAAATTGGGAAAGTTATGAAGAATTTTTAATGAAAGAAAATAGATATAGATCTTTAAAAAAACTTAACCCTGAACATGCTGATTTTTTACTTGAACAAAACAAAAAAGATGCTCAATATAGATATAGACAAATCACAAGATGGGCTTCATTAGATTATAGTGATGAGTTAGAAAATGAAGAGGAAAAGTAA
- the luxS gene encoding S-ribosylhomocysteine lyase: MPLLDSFRVDHTIMPAPAVRVAKTMKSPSGDIITVFDLRFCVPNEKMLGEKGIHTLEHLFAGFIREHLNSDSVEIIDVSPMGCRTGFYMSLLGNPSEEEVAKAWKESMKDVLNVQSQNDIPELNEFQCGTYKMHSLEEAKQIAQDILDQNIGVMSNKELYLSEEKLNSLGN; the protein is encoded by the coding sequence ATGCCATTATTAGATAGTTTTAGAGTTGATCATACGATTATGCCAGCACCTGCTGTAAGAGTTGCCAAAACAATGAAGTCACCATCTGGTGATATTATCACAGTATTTGATTTAAGATTCTGTGTTCCAAATGAAAAAATGTTAGGGGAAAAAGGTATTCATACTTTAGAACATCTTTTTGCAGGATTTATTAGAGAACATTTAAATTCTGATTCAGTAGAAATCATTGATGTTTCTCCTATGGGTTGTAGAACTGGTTTTTATATGAGCCTATTAGGAAACCCTTCAGAAGAAGAAGTTGCAAAAGCATGGAAAGAATCAATGAAAGATGTTTTAAATGTTCAGTCACAAAATGATATTCCAGAATTAAATGAATTCCAATGTGGTACATATAAAATGCACTCATTAGAAGAAGCAAAACAAATTGCACAAGATATTTTAGACCAAAATATTGGTGTAATGTCAAATAAAGAATTATATCTTTCAGAAGAAAAATTAAACTCTTTAGGTAACTAA
- a CDS encoding tRNA (5-methylaminomethyl-2-thiouridine)(34)-methyltransferase MnmD — MIVKTIDNSNTLYSTKYNQHFHDLKTGAIKESLIKHVIPALNFHKEKKHLKILDICFGLGYNTFSTINYILENNLNKKLEIFSPELDENLIESLKEFEYPKEFEKISYIIKKLLERKKYQDENLEIELFLGDARDYIKTLDNIDIVYQDAFSSEVNNELWTVEYFADIFKASNNDVIVTTYSISSTVRLSLYKAGFEIYEINPTGKRKQTIAIKNKKEVKEAKYIDMQLKQTRNKELKALYD; from the coding sequence ATGATAGTAAAAACAATAGATAATTCTAACACTTTATATTCAACAAAATATAATCAACATTTTCATGATCTAAAAACAGGAGCTATAAAAGAGTCTTTAATAAAACATGTTATTCCAGCACTTAATTTTCATAAAGAAAAAAAACATCTAAAAATACTTGATATTTGTTTTGGACTAGGATATAACACTTTTTCTACTATAAACTATATCTTGGAGAATAATCTTAATAAAAAACTAGAAATTTTTTCCCCAGAACTAGATGAAAACCTTATTGAATCACTAAAAGAGTTTGAATATCCAAAAGAGTTTGAAAAAATATCTTATATAATAAAAAAACTCCTTGAAAGAAAGAAATATCAAGATGAAAATTTAGAAATAGAACTTTTTTTAGGTGATGCAAGAGATTATATCAAAACACTTGATAATATAGATATTGTCTATCAAGATGCTTTTAGTTCAGAAGTTAATAATGAGCTTTGGACTGTTGAATATTTTGCTGATATCTTTAAAGCTTCAAATAATGATGTAATAGTAACCACTTATTCTATTTCAAGTACTGTACGACTATCACTTTATAAAGCTGGTTTTGAAATATATGAAATCAATCCAACAGGAAAGAGAAAACAAACAATTGCAATAAAAAATAAAAAAGAAGTTAAAGAAGCCAAATATATTGATATGCAATTAAAACAAACTAGAAATAAAGAGCTAAAAGCTCTTTATGATTAA
- a CDS encoding ChaN family lipoprotein has translation MLKLSITIIAAIFFLTGCTKNNLATPLTHNIEKKEGIYSVKQAKEINIEKLVEEVEHYPIIFVGDHHNTEKTHEFFENFLQKLDKKGYNLNLANEWFTPNHNELLKMYTDGKIDGIRLKERRHWDEFTSFKWEYVEPLYEAVKKNSGRLYGMNIPKKDRKKISLKQFDKMSKEEKEFYDSLDLSVSAHRQLVMPYLKHCNKMPQRSEEACEERMYRVQVSWDSYMANKVKEIANKVLKTSRDKLLVFVGAMHVEQNVGIPLRFARQSNLPYVIISNEQIQKEKALKIDNNKADFVFVYKKD, from the coding sequence ATGTTAAAACTTTCAATTACAATTATTGCAGCAATTTTTTTTCTTACAGGCTGTACTAAAAATAATCTAGCTACACCTCTTACTCATAATATTGAAAAAAAAGAAGGAATTTACTCTGTAAAACAAGCAAAAGAAATAAATATAGAAAAGCTTGTAGAAGAAGTAGAACATTATCCTATCATTTTTGTTGGAGACCACCATAATACAGAAAAAACTCATGAATTCTTTGAAAATTTTTTACAGAAATTAGATAAAAAGGGTTATAATTTGAACTTGGCAAATGAATGGTTTACTCCTAATCATAATGAACTACTTAAAATGTATACTGATGGAAAGATTGATGGAATAAGATTAAAAGAAAGACGACATTGGGATGAGTTTACAAGTTTTAAATGGGAATATGTAGAACCTCTCTATGAAGCTGTGAAGAAGAATTCAGGAAGACTTTATGGAATGAATATTCCAAAAAAAGATAGAAAGAAAATTTCATTAAAACAATTTGATAAAATGAGTAAAGAGGAAAAAGAATTTTATGACTCTCTTGATTTGAGTGTTAGTGCCCATAGGCAACTTGTAATGCCTTATTTAAAGCATTGTAATAAAATGCCTCAAAGAAGTGAAGAGGCTTGTGAAGAAAGAATGTATAGAGTTCAAGTTTCTTGGGATAGTTATATGGCTAATAAAGTAAAAGAAATAGCAAATAAAGTTTTAAAAACATCAAGAGATAAACTTTTAGTTTTTGTTGGAGCTATGCATGTGGAACAAAATGTTGGAATACCATTAAGATTTGCAAGACAAAGTAATTTACCATATGTAATTATTTCAAATGAACAGATTCAAAAAGAAAAAGCTCTTAAGATAGATAATAATAAAGCAGATTTTGTATTTGTATATAAAAAAGATTAA
- a CDS encoding TonB-dependent receptor plug domain-containing protein has product MYKKSLFTMTALSLLTTNLLAETQKLENVIVTAKSEKSIKDLAGAITVITEEDIKKINATNIKDILVRTPGIIKTAATAMMGGRESISIRGLDSTYSLILVDGKKISPSDNYIGHSDFQYSWVPIDMIERIEVMKGPKSSIYGSQAIGGVINIITKKDSKKIYGEVNVQAGFSSAENGGDEKKINANIGGNIAEKLYLFLGASKSERDVTGGNGYTAFGTPTDEATFIEGLETKDAIARLRYDIDDTQNIYASYIRGEEEREDFDKTITYDIERDIYSIGYEKSFEDLSFSIDYSRAESDSKANSMFAQYTHSLESDSLKAEAKISMIKNSYIILGAETSEDSYDRLRSNGNKQYSFDARANAYYLQDEIELGDFIYTFGGRFDDNKKYGTEFSPNLGFVYKIDDNQRLKASYGEGFKAPSVTKGSDGFGTGSHGAPFGNDDLEAETSKSYELAYEFYGDSATFKSAIFKTDVKNMIKAEEDSFGDMRYGNVGEAESKGFELGLEYDFNDNHSINANYTYVKTEDKGTGNELTYKPEHTFNAGLNSDFIWGISSYISVNYVGQQYINADEKVSPNTIFNAQVSKKITKDLTVRLGVENITNEKFENNEPYYLERRVAYIGLNYKF; this is encoded by the coding sequence ATGTATAAAAAAAGTTTATTTACAATGACTGCACTTTCATTGTTAACTACAAATTTATTAGCAGAGACACAAAAATTAGAAAATGTAATTGTAACAGCAAAAAGTGAAAAGTCTATAAAAGACTTAGCAGGTGCTATCACAGTTATTACAGAAGAAGATATAAAAAAAATAAATGCTACAAATATTAAAGATATTTTAGTTAGAACACCTGGAATCATAAAAACTGCTGCAACTGCAATGATGGGAGGAAGAGAGAGTATCTCTATTAGAGGGCTCGATAGTACGTATTCATTGATTTTAGTTGATGGGAAAAAAATAAGTCCTTCGGATAATTATATAGGACATAGTGATTTTCAATATTCATGGGTACCTATTGATATGATAGAAAGAATTGAAGTTATGAAAGGACCCAAAAGTTCAATTTATGGTTCCCAAGCAATTGGTGGAGTAATAAATATTATTACTAAGAAAGATAGTAAAAAAATTTATGGTGAAGTAAATGTACAAGCAGGTTTTTCTTCAGCTGAGAATGGTGGAGATGAAAAGAAAATTAATGCTAATATTGGCGGAAATATTGCTGAAAAACTTTATCTTTTTCTAGGTGCAAGTAAAAGTGAACGAGATGTAACTGGAGGGAATGGCTATACTGCTTTTGGTACACCTACAGATGAAGCAACTTTTATTGAAGGTCTGGAAACTAAAGATGCAATTGCTAGATTAAGATATGATATAGATGATACTCAAAATATTTATGCTTCATATATAAGAGGTGAAGAGGAAAGGGAAGATTTTGATAAAACTATTACCTATGATATAGAAAGAGATATTTATAGCATAGGTTATGAAAAATCTTTTGAAGATTTATCTTTTAGTATAGATTATTCTAGGGCAGAGAGTGATTCAAAGGCTAATAGTATGTTTGCTCAATATACTCATAGCCTTGAAAGTGATTCATTAAAAGCAGAAGCAAAAATCTCAATGATAAAAAATAGTTATATTATATTAGGAGCGGAAACTTCAGAGGATTCTTATGATAGATTACGTTCAAATGGTAATAAGCAGTATTCTTTTGATGCTAGAGCAAATGCTTATTATCTTCAAGATGAAATTGAATTGGGTGATTTTATTTATACTTTTGGTGGAAGATTTGATGATAATAAAAAGTATGGAACAGAGTTTTCTCCAAATCTTGGATTTGTATATAAAATAGATGATAATCAAAGGTTGAAAGCAAGTTATGGAGAAGGATTTAAAGCTCCATCTGTAACAAAAGGTTCTGATGGCTTTGGAACGGGTTCTCATGGGGCACCTTTTGGAAATGATGATTTAGAAGCAGAAACTTCAAAAAGTTATGAGTTAGCCTATGAGTTTTATGGTGATTCTGCCACATTTAAATCAGCTATTTTCAAAACAGATGTAAAAAATATGATAAAAGCAGAAGAAGATAGTTTTGGGGATATGAGATATGGAAATGTTGGTGAAGCTGAATCTAAAGGTTTTGAATTAGGGCTGGAATATGATTTTAATGATAATCATTCAATAAATGCAAATTATACATATGTAAAAACTGAAGATAAAGGGACAGGAAATGAACTAACTTATAAACCTGAACATACTTTTAATGCAGGTTTAAATTCTGATTTCATTTGGGGTATTTCTTCTTATATAAGTGTGAATTATGTTGGACAACAATATATTAATGCTGATGAAAAAGTTTCTCCTAATACAATATTCAATGCCCAAGTTTCTAAAAAAATCACTAAAGATTTAACTGTAAGATTAGGGGTAGAAAATATCACTAATGAGAAGTTTGAAAACAATGAGCCTTATTATTTAGAAAGAAGAGTTGCGTACATTGGATTGAACTATAAGTTCTAA
- a CDS encoding ATP-binding cassette domain-containing protein → MYEVKNLNFSIQKRKILNNINLKIKPNSFLSIVGPNGCGKSTLIKNINRNLDIQEGIITLDDKKIDDFDDKELALKRSVLQQSFFFPYSFKAIEIVEMGLYVYKLNPKERKDILNYIVDKLNIEPLKDKDYQGLSGGEKQKIQLARVIVQLYASKEKQKYLFLDEPTLNLDIFYQYKILDLTKELQKEMNIGVCAILHDINQAYLYYILMK, encoded by the coding sequence GTGTATGAAGTAAAAAATTTAAATTTTTCAATACAAAAAAGAAAAATATTAAATAATATCAATTTAAAAATTAAACCTAATAGTTTTTTATCTATTGTAGGACCTAATGGCTGTGGAAAATCAACACTCATTAAAAATATTAATAGGAATTTAGATATTCAAGAGGGAATAATAACGTTAGATGATAAAAAGATTGATGATTTTGATGATAAAGAACTTGCTTTAAAAAGATCAGTTTTACAACAATCCTTCTTTTTCCCCTATAGTTTTAAAGCAATAGAAATTGTAGAAATGGGTCTTTATGTATATAAGTTAAATCCAAAAGAGAGAAAAGATATTTTAAATTATATAGTTGATAAATTAAATATTGAGCCATTGAAAGATAAAGATTATCAAGGGTTATCAGGGGGAGAAAAGCAAAAAATCCAGCTTGCAAGAGTTATTGTTCAGCTTTATGCAAGTAAAGAAAAACAGAAATATCTTTTTTTAGATGAACCTACATTAAACTTAGATATTTTTTATCAATATAAAATCTTAGATTTAACAAAAGAACTTCAAAAAGAGATGAACATTGGAGTTTGTGCAATACTTCATGATATTAATCAAGCCTATTTATATTATATTCTGATGAAGTAG
- a CDS encoding FecCD family ABC transporter permease produces MLVISIFLNITIGAFSISFSEILNTLLSPEENKIYYQVLADIRIPRVALGVLVGIAFGISGAMMQTLFKNPLADPSIIGISAGASAGVVIFMLLGSFLPSLLYDGFLSYLSLPFSAFLGSLVTIFAVYKLATIYNKVAVTVMLLAGIAINAMLGALVGVFTYVSTEEELKSFTFWTMGSLADGDIKVILTLIPIVVGIYIFAIRKKVELNLMLLGEDEAKNSGVNSERLKKFIIFFVSLAIGASVAFCGIIGFIGLVVPHLARLLVGSNHKFYLPLSAILGAFILIWADSFARIVIAPAELPIGIITSLLGAPFFLWLLIKNRQNATA; encoded by the coding sequence TTGTTAGTTATATCTATTTTTCTTAATATTACGATAGGAGCCTTTAGTATTAGCTTTTCAGAAATATTAAATACTTTGTTAAGTCCCGAAGAAAATAAGATTTATTATCAGGTTTTAGCTGATATCAGAATTCCAAGAGTTGCTTTAGGCGTTTTAGTTGGTATTGCTTTTGGTATTAGTGGAGCAATGATGCAAACTTTATTTAAAAATCCATTAGCAGATCCTTCTATTATTGGAATATCCGCTGGAGCTTCTGCCGGGGTTGTTATTTTTATGTTATTAGGAAGTTTTTTACCTTCTTTACTTTATGATGGGTTTCTATCTTATTTATCTTTGCCTTTTAGTGCTTTTTTAGGAAGTTTAGTAACTATTTTTGCTGTTTATAAATTAGCAACAATTTATAATAAGGTTGCAGTTACAGTAATGCTTTTAGCTGGGATTGCAATAAATGCAATGCTTGGTGCTTTAGTTGGAGTATTTACTTATGTAAGTACAGAAGAAGAACTTAAGAGCTTTACTTTCTGGACTATGGGAAGTTTAGCTGATGGTGATATAAAGGTTATTTTAACATTAATACCAATTGTAGTGGGTATTTATATTTTTGCAATTAGAAAAAAAGTTGAATTAAATTTAATGCTTTTAGGTGAAGATGAAGCAAAAAATTCAGGAGTAAATTCTGAAAGATTAAAAAAGTTTATTATCTTTTTTGTTTCTTTAGCAATTGGTGCAAGTGTTGCTTTTTGTGGAATAATTGGTTTTATAGGTCTTGTAGTCCCACATCTTGCTAGATTATTAGTAGGTTCAAACCATAAGTTCTATCTACCTCTTAGTGCTATTTTAGGAGCTTTTATTTTGATATGGGCTGACTCTTTTGCCAGAATAGTAATTGCACCAGCAGAATTACCTATTGGAATAATTACATCTTTACTTGGGGCTCCATTCTTTTTATGGCTTTTAATTAAAAATAGACAAAATGCAACGGCTTAA
- a CDS encoding heme/hemin ABC transporter substrate-binding protein — MIRFVRVALFCGLLTISSYASKIVSVGGSITETIVALGHKDKLIGVDLSSIYPKEVTSKLPNVGYWLSLPQEGILSLKPEVVIVSSLAKPKKVVENLPKYGIKTYIIEDKPSIEAAKKKISQVASILNEEEKAKEIISRIEKNIAKMQKEIKGKKKPKVLFLFSRGKGTIMAAGGQTKPGVMISLAGGVNAVDFKQYTKISSESILEMNPDVIITSNHAGDSGLDKNIVSSTNAGKNKQIYSMDMLLISGFTVRIDSALQDLSCMLNNNHLSYCE, encoded by the coding sequence ATGATTAGATTTGTAAGAGTTGCATTATTTTGCGGTTTATTAACCATAAGTTCTTATGCCTCAAAAATAGTAAGTGTAGGTGGAAGTATAACTGAAACTATTGTTGCTTTAGGACATAAAGATAAATTAATTGGAGTTGATTTATCTAGTATCTATCCAAAAGAAGTAACTTCTAAATTACCAAATGTTGGTTACTGGCTAAGCTTACCACAAGAAGGTATTCTTTCTTTGAAACCAGAAGTTGTAATTGTAAGTAGTCTAGCAAAACCTAAAAAAGTTGTTGAAAATCTTCCTAAGTATGGGATTAAAACATATATTATTGAGGATAAGCCTTCAATTGAAGCTGCAAAGAAAAAAATTTCTCAAGTTGCAAGTATTTTAAATGAAGAAGAAAAAGCAAAAGAAATAATTTCAAGAATAGAAAAAAATATAGCGAAAATGCAAAAAGAAATTAAAGGTAAAAAGAAACCAAAAGTTTTATTTTTATTCTCAAGGGGAAAAGGAACTATCATGGCAGCAGGTGGACAAACGAAACCAGGTGTTATGATTTCATTAGCAGGAGGAGTAAATGCTGTTGACTTTAAACAATATACTAAAATATCATCAGAATCTATTTTAGAAATGAATCCTGATGTAATAATTACTTCAAATCATGCGGGTGACAGTGGACTTGATAAAAATATTGTTTCTTCAACTAATGCAGGAAAAAATAAACAAATCTACTCTATGGATATGCTTTTAATTTCAGGTTTTACAGTAAGAATAGATAGTGCATTACAAGATCTATCTTGCATGTTAAATAATAACCACCTATCATATTGTGAATAA
- a CDS encoding HugZ family pyridoxamine 5'-phosphate oxidase encodes MKMMKKEEAQKELDSFLDNIKTVVLSTVSSEGEPFASYSPYVQDEESNFYVFISTAVQHSHNMYNTKKAHLLFIEDESVTSHIYARRRMYFKAKAEKFEENDDRFEKIAQLFEQKHGSDASLIRQMPDSRFYKLSPYDGNIVLGFGAAFKIDESNKKISKLNTMGGKAHGGTHEEGLNKND; translated from the coding sequence ATGAAAATGATGAAGAAAGAAGAAGCACAAAAAGAACTGGATAGTTTCTTAGATAATATTAAGACAGTTGTATTATCAACAGTAAGTAGTGAAGGCGAACCTTTTGCAAGTTACTCACCTTATGTACAAGATGAAGAAAGTAACTTTTATGTGTTTATAAGTACAGCGGTACAGCATTCACACAATATGTATAATACAAAAAAAGCACATTTGCTTTTTATTGAAGATGAAAGTGTTACAAGTCATATTTATGCAAGAAGAAGAATGTACTTTAAAGCAAAAGCAGAAAAATTTGAAGAAAATGATGATCGATTTGAGAAAATTGCTCAATTATTTGAGCAAAAACATGGTTCAGACGCTTCATTGATAAGACAGATGCCTGATTCAAGATTTTATAAATTAAGTCCTTATGATGGAAATATAGTTTTAGGGTTTGGTGCTGCATTTAAGATTGATGAATCAAACAAGAAAATAAGTAAACTTAATACTATGGGTGGTAAAGCTCATGGAGGAACACATGAAGAAGGATTAAATAAAAATGATTAG